From one Vanessa tameamea isolate UH-Manoa-2023 chromosome 9, ilVanTame1 primary haplotype, whole genome shotgun sequence genomic stretch:
- the LOC113395050 gene encoding germ cell nuclear acidic protein-like — MRSLLFLAALCCLVLSTYGSPISRPDEVQEKEVGRQSAAAAAPAPAASSDDDDDDDDDDDDDDVDLDPLSEDDDDDDDDDDDDEEEDEADDDEDDDYLERFFDDILGGGDDDDDDDESTGVQSVVASADTVAAVPAPATPVEEVAAASEEVEASEAAEGAVDGDEPEAGQKEPASAEVESPVAASSEAAAAADSDDDEEEDDDITDALDPEDDDDDEDEEEDDDDDDDDDISDALGRKKQARALNEEPAKKQATVPAIYIVKYNKFVDNILEKMNEILRRSYDPVNVKLQPIDANKKTSKPQKNKPKTNKKKTSNKKKTSARGGLTDTKNGNNTLKVYVNDRLEEKNKIEQDIMAKDEIVNEFGGKHFKSESRAVKEKASTKAKTTTAKPKPTKATKPKPKPPTKTTTKKPTITKNKTKTSEKSKPRAKGTLYGLSSLRRSGDVSVSIMSNLTTVKGNFAVGPLILRVEKEVGRGAKKELKSATATTAEMMGKLTLRVNNQGVASLHSIKVLQPKQVRVDSNHERTRELAWQRSARIAHVVSEKLRSASKPMFVHQSVVRQ, encoded by the exons ATGAGGTCGTTGTTGTTTTTGGCGGCGTTGTGCTGCTTAGTGTTGTCGACTTATGGAAGTCCCATCTCACGGCCTGATGAAGTCCAGGAGAAAGAAGTAGGTAGGCAGTCTGCAGCTGCAGCTGCGCCCGCTCCAGCGGCTTCCTctgacgacgatgatgatgacgacgatgatgatgatgatgacgatgttgACCTCGACCCATTATCAG AAGACGACGATGACgacgatgatgacgatgatgatgatgaagaagaAGATGaagctgatgatgatgaagatgatgattaTTTGGAAAGATTCTTCGATGATATCTTAGGag gCGGTGACGATGATGACGACGACGATGAATCTACTGGAGTACAATCTGTTGTAGCATCAGCTGACACTGTTGCTGCTGTACCTGCGCCTGCCACCCCTGTCGAGGAGGTTGCTGCAGCTTCTGAGGAAGTAGAAGCTTCCGAAGCTGCTGAAGGTGCCGTCGATGGTGACGAACCTGAAGCCGGACAAAAAGAGCCAGCAAGCGCTGAAGTGGAGTCTCCTGTTGCCGCAAGTTCTGAAGCTGCCGCCGCTGCTGATAGTGATGATGACGAAGAAGAAGACGACGACATCACTGACGCACTTGACcctgaagatgatgatgatgacgaagaTGAAGAGGaggacgatgatgatgacgacgacgaTGACATTTCTGATGCCCTTGGCAGGAAAAAGCAAGCAC GTGCGTTAAACGAGGAGCCAGCAAAGAAACAAGCAACTGTTCCTGCAATTtacatagttaaatataataaatttgtggACAATATTCTTGAAAAAATGAACGAAATATTGCGACGCTCTTATGATCCTGTCAATGTCAAGCTGCAACCGATCGACGCAAACAAGAAGACCTCCAAGCCGCAGAAAAATAAGCCCAAGACGAATAAAAA GAAAACTTCTAATAAGAAGAAAACTTCTGCCCGTGGAGGATTAACTGATACGAAAAACGGAAATAATACCTTAAAAGTCTATGTAAATGATAGAttggaagaaaaaaataaaatcgaacaaGACATTATGGCAAAAGATGAGATCGTTAATGAGTTTGgtggaaaacattttaaaagcgAATCGAGAGCTGTCAAAGAGAAAGCAAGTACTAAAGCTAAAACTACTACCGCAAAACCAAAACCCACTAAGGCAACtaaaccgaaaccgaaaccaCCTACAAAGACTACTACAAAAAAaccaacaataacaaaaaataaaactaagacCAGTGAAAAGAGTAAACCAAGAGCTAAAGGCACTTTGTATGGACTTTCATCCCTGAGGAGGAGCGGTGATGTTTCAGTTAGCATAATGTCTAATTTAACAACTGTTAAGGGAAATTTCGCCGTTGGCCCTCTAATATTACGCGTGGAAAAAGAG gttGGACGTGGTGCTAAAAAGGAACTGAAATCAGCAACAGCAACGACTGCAGAAATGATGGGAAAACTTACATTACGAGTTAACAACCAGGGAGTTGCATCTTTACATTCAATCAAAGTTTTGCAACCCAAACAG gttCGTGTGGACAGCAACCACGAAAGAACGCGTGAGTTAGCATGGCAACGCAGTGCAAGAATTGCTCATGTTGTTTCCGAAAAACTAAGATCAGCATCGAAACCGATGTTTGTTCACCAGAGTGTTGTAAGACAGTAG